A stretch of the Planctomycetota bacterium genome encodes the following:
- a CDS encoding FtsW/RodA/SpoVE family cell cycle protein → MRPGWTILLCVLSLLGVGLVMVQSAGMNVDPIPRPEPLDFSVGAADLVVPETPAPDDPALADALLDVATSRPAIYAALALLATAIAASTPAGLLRRLDQLADVRRPALVLAGVTLALLAVLALVYVPGLQREAKGAARWIEVPAPVLGTASFQPSELTKWVLPAAIAAYAAACGTRLRDLGRGLLPAGVAIGTACGLIVLEDLGTAVLIAAACGLVLFAGGMRWWHLGALATLAVAGAWQAVRTSPYRMERITSFLDPWASPRDGGYHMIQSLAAIAGGEGTGRGLGNGLHKLGYLPEDTTDFLFAIICEELGIVGAAMVLGLFGLLIWACVGVVRGEQGPVARLVALGIAGTVAMQALMNLSVVAGLGPTKGIALPLVSAGGTGWVLTGASLGLLVAMDRRQARAAAGEEAPRRASHAPTPRAIVEPRPPRRPRSRRRTHPAEVVA, encoded by the coding sequence GTGCGCCCGGGCTGGACCATCCTGCTGTGCGTGCTCTCGCTGCTGGGCGTGGGCCTGGTCATGGTGCAGTCGGCGGGCATGAACGTCGACCCCATCCCCAGGCCCGAGCCGCTGGACTTCAGCGTGGGCGCGGCCGACCTCGTGGTCCCCGAGACGCCCGCGCCCGATGACCCCGCGCTGGCCGACGCGCTGCTGGATGTTGCGACCTCCCGGCCGGCGATCTACGCGGCGCTCGCGCTCCTGGCGACGGCGATCGCGGCGTCGACGCCCGCGGGGCTGCTCCGGCGGCTGGACCAGCTGGCCGACGTCCGGCGGCCCGCGCTCGTGCTCGCGGGCGTGACGCTCGCGCTGCTGGCGGTGCTGGCGCTCGTGTACGTGCCCGGGCTGCAGCGGGAGGCCAAGGGCGCGGCCCGCTGGATCGAGGTGCCCGCGCCGGTGCTGGGAACGGCCTCGTTCCAGCCCAGCGAGCTGACCAAGTGGGTGCTGCCCGCCGCCATCGCCGCGTACGCCGCCGCCTGCGGGACGCGGCTTCGGGACCTGGGCCGCGGGCTGCTGCCGGCGGGCGTCGCCATCGGGACGGCCTGCGGGCTCATCGTGCTCGAGGATCTGGGCACCGCGGTGCTCATCGCCGCCGCCTGCGGCCTGGTGCTCTTTGCCGGCGGCATGCGCTGGTGGCACCTGGGCGCACTCGCGACGCTCGCGGTCGCCGGCGCGTGGCAGGCGGTCCGCACCAGCCCCTACCGCATGGAGCGGATCACCAGCTTCCTCGATCCGTGGGCCAGCCCCCGCGACGGCGGCTACCACATGATCCAGTCGCTGGCGGCCATCGCCGGCGGCGAGGGCACGGGCCGCGGCCTGGGCAACGGCCTGCACAAGCTGGGCTACCTGCCCGAGGACACTACCGACTTCCTTTTCGCCATCATCTGCGAGGAACTCGGCATCGTCGGTGCCGCCATGGTGCTGGGGCTCTTCGGCCTGCTGATCTGGGCCTGCGTCGGCGTCGTGCGGGGCGAGCAGGGCCCCGTCGCGCGGCTCGTCGCCCTGGGCATCGCCGGCACCGTCGCGATGCAGGCGCTCATGAACCTCAGCGTCGTCGCGGGGCTCGGACCGACCAAGGGCATCGCCCTGCCGCTGGTCAGCGCGGGCGGCACGGGCTGGGTGCTCACGGGCGCATCCCTCGGGCTGCTGGTCGCGATGGACCGCCGCCAGGCGCGCGCGGCCGCGGGCGAAGAAGCCCCACGAAGAGCCTCGCACGCCCCGACGCCGCGCGCCATCGTCGAGCCCCGGCCACCACGCCGACCGCGATCCCGACGCCGGACCCATCCCGCCGAGGTCGTCGCGTGA
- a CDS encoding ATP-dependent Clp protease adaptor ClpS, protein MVMSESALPPDASTQAEDAPESPPQSDGEGAATATEAPPERERRAPARPKPADPKTDRLPPYQVLLHDDDNIDMLYVVESLVEATPLPRRRATRIMLEAHMRGMAQVMVTHQERAELYRDRIRARGLTATIEPMPA, encoded by the coding sequence ATGGTGATGTCCGAATCGGCCCTCCCTCCCGATGCCAGCACCCAGGCCGAAGACGCGCCGGAGTCGCCCCCGCAGTCCGACGGCGAGGGAGCCGCGACCGCGACCGAGGCCCCGCCCGAGCGGGAACGCAGGGCCCCCGCACGGCCGAAGCCGGCCGACCCGAAGACCGACAGGCTGCCGCCCTACCAGGTGCTGCTGCACGACGACGACAACATCGACATGCTCTACGTCGTCGAGAGCCTGGTGGAGGCGACGCCGCTGCCCCGCCGGCGGGCGACCCGCATCATGCTCGAGGCCCACATGCGGGGCATGGCCCAGGTCATGGTGACCCACCAGGAGCGGGCCGAGCTCTACCGCGACCGCATCCGGGCCCGGGGCCTGACGGCGACCATCGAGCCGATGCCGGCCTGA
- a CDS encoding GGDEF domain-containing protein, which produces MADAPAPDRSNDAAHANGNAAGGDDARRIVLVGKTGLEAALRGERVVAVRSGVDALGEIARTQAHAGGRVVVIGEAIDVDPLVPRAGRLVEALRRLDRGVSVFAVGRPLTDKGALADAYDGWLDADDPEHAARMVRRPRSGRPTRTPPAPPHRPATHAAPTQQSPALQQQPPQPAAPRDDAALVGRLLAGQPLLEAALAIAARRLGGAKLELLEAPRPGVATAQVRAPDDGERFGVLAAPPAAADGLPDIAGWLGLWLSLERRQRALQHEATTDPLTGALNRRAFERVLGDALDRARDERRDVSVLLFDIDNFKRYNDEHGHAAGDEILVEAVRLIASVIRPSDTVCRIGGDEFAVIFDDPEGPREPSSHHPTSVLDLAHRFQAQIAAQRFPKLGDDAPGSLTISGGLATFPWDGLDADDLVRVADARAMDSKRQGKNAITVGPAAEPERD; this is translated from the coding sequence GTGGCCGACGCGCCCGCACCAGACCGATCGAACGACGCCGCCCACGCCAACGGCAACGCCGCGGGCGGCGACGACGCCCGCCGCATCGTGCTCGTCGGCAAGACCGGGCTGGAGGCCGCCCTCCGCGGCGAGCGGGTCGTGGCGGTCCGCAGCGGCGTCGACGCCCTGGGCGAGATCGCGCGCACCCAGGCCCACGCCGGCGGCCGCGTCGTGGTCATCGGCGAGGCCATCGACGTCGACCCGCTCGTGCCCCGCGCCGGGCGCCTCGTCGAGGCCCTCCGCCGGCTCGACCGCGGCGTCAGCGTGTTCGCCGTCGGCCGCCCGCTGACCGACAAGGGCGCCCTGGCCGATGCCTACGACGGCTGGCTGGACGCCGACGATCCCGAGCACGCCGCTCGCATGGTCCGCCGCCCCCGCAGCGGCCGTCCAACGCGCACGCCGCCGGCGCCGCCCCATCGACCAGCAACGCACGCCGCACCGACGCAGCAATCGCCGGCGCTGCAGCAGCAGCCCCCGCAGCCCGCGGCCCCGCGGGACGACGCCGCGCTGGTCGGCCGCCTGCTCGCCGGCCAGCCGCTGCTGGAGGCCGCCCTGGCGATCGCCGCCCGCCGCCTGGGCGGCGCGAAGCTAGAGCTGCTCGAGGCGCCCCGGCCGGGCGTCGCGACCGCGCAGGTGCGCGCGCCCGACGACGGCGAACGCTTCGGCGTCCTCGCGGCGCCGCCCGCCGCCGCCGACGGCCTGCCCGACATCGCCGGCTGGCTTGGGCTGTGGCTCTCGCTCGAGCGCCGCCAGCGCGCGCTGCAGCACGAGGCGACCACCGATCCGCTGACGGGCGCGCTCAACCGCCGCGCCTTCGAGCGCGTCCTCGGCGACGCCCTCGACCGCGCCCGCGACGAACGCCGCGACGTTAGCGTGCTGCTCTTCGACATCGACAACTTCAAGCGTTACAACGACGAGCACGGGCACGCCGCGGGCGACGAGATCCTCGTCGAGGCCGTGCGGCTCATCGCCAGCGTCATCCGCCCCAGCGATACCGTCTGCCGCATCGGCGGCGACGAGTTCGCCGTCATCTTCGACGACCCCGAGGGCCCCCGAGAACCCAGCAGCCACCACCCCACCTCGGTGCTCGACCTGGCGCACCGCTTCCAGGCGCAGATCGCCGCCCAGCGCTTCCCCAAGCTCGGCGACGACGCGCCCGGCTCGCTGACGATCTCCGGCGGCCTGGCGACCTTCCCGTGGGACGGCCTCGACGCCGACGACCTCGTCCGCGTCGCCGACGCCCGCGCCATGGACAGCAAGCGGCAGGGCAAGAACGCCATCACCGTCGGCCCCGCGGCCGAGCCCGAACGCGACTAG
- a CDS encoding GTPase has translation MDTSATIAACATSMAASERALLRVSGAHAFDAIDAIAAAPIERTRGVGPIRLRLRAGELPTLAVRLPGPRSYTGEDTVELLPPGSPTLVEMVLAALLAHDSVRLAEPGEFTARAYLHGRLTLQQAEGVAARIAADSRAELDASERLLSGAAGGLYARLTDELASALALVEVAADFADEEHVEPIAAADLRDRLRSIRDTLATQRPAKATRATSSGRPLVVLAGPPNAGKTSLFNALLGRRRGMDSPRPHATRDAIIEPLELPTPAGATMAVDLCDLPGTADDGELLDAGEADTLRRVIEDALGRADLVLTCDPKAPPPGATGMIPVRTKADLDLAEATGSGALSVSAATGLNLDRLRSAIAETIADARSARDAGLLPRHAALVGRAMAALDDALGLIAGEGPIETELAAAGMRAALDALGELGGAVSADDVIGRIFASFCIGK, from the coding sequence GTGGACACCTCGGCCACCATCGCCGCCTGCGCCACGTCCATGGCCGCGAGCGAGCGTGCACTCCTCCGCGTCTCGGGCGCGCACGCGTTCGATGCCATCGACGCCATCGCCGCCGCGCCCATCGAGCGGACCCGCGGCGTCGGGCCAATCCGCCTGCGGCTGCGCGCGGGCGAGCTGCCGACCCTGGCCGTCCGGCTGCCGGGCCCGCGGTCCTACACCGGCGAGGACACCGTCGAGCTGCTGCCGCCGGGCTCGCCCACGCTCGTCGAGATGGTCCTGGCGGCGCTGCTCGCGCACGACTCGGTGCGGCTGGCCGAACCCGGCGAGTTCACCGCGCGGGCCTACCTCCACGGCCGCCTCACGCTGCAGCAGGCCGAGGGCGTCGCCGCCCGCATCGCCGCCGATTCGCGCGCCGAACTGGACGCTTCCGAGCGGCTGCTCTCGGGCGCCGCCGGCGGGCTCTACGCGCGGCTCACCGACGAACTCGCGTCGGCCCTCGCCCTGGTCGAGGTCGCCGCCGACTTCGCCGACGAGGAACACGTCGAGCCCATCGCCGCGGCCGACCTCCGCGATCGCCTGCGGTCGATCCGCGACACGCTGGCCACGCAGCGGCCCGCGAAGGCGACCCGCGCCACCAGCTCGGGCAGGCCGCTGGTCGTGCTCGCCGGCCCGCCCAACGCCGGCAAGACCAGCCTGTTCAACGCGCTGCTCGGCCGCCGCCGGGGCATGGACTCCCCGCGTCCGCACGCCACACGCGACGCCATCATCGAACCGCTCGAGCTGCCGACGCCAGCCGGAGCCACGATGGCCGTCGATCTGTGCGACCTGCCCGGCACCGCCGACGATGGGGAGCTCCTGGACGCCGGCGAGGCGGACACCCTCCGCCGCGTGATCGAGGACGCCCTGGGCCGGGCCGACCTCGTGCTCACCTGCGATCCCAAGGCCCCGCCGCCGGGCGCCACCGGCATGATCCCGGTGCGCACCAAGGCGGATCTCGACCTCGCCGAGGCGACGGGGAGCGGTGCCCTATCCGTCAGCGCCGCGACAGGGCTGAACCTCGATCGGCTGCGATCCGCCATCGCCGAGACCATCGCCGACGCCCGCAGCGCCCGGGACGCCGGCCTGCTGCCCCGGCACGCCGCCCTCGTTGGCCGCGCAATGGCCGCGTTGGATGACGCCCTGGGCCTGATCGCGGGCGAGGGGCCGATCGAGACCGAGCTGGCGGCCGCCGGCATGCGGGCCGCCCTCGACGCCCTGGGCGAGCTGGGCGGGGCGGTGTCGGCCGATGATGTTATAGGACGCATATTCGCGAGCTTCTGCATCGGCAAGTAG
- a CDS encoding UDP-N-acetylglucosamine--N-acetylmuramyl-(pentapeptide) pyrophosphoryl-undecaprenol N-acetylglucosamine transferase codes for MTGRVRLGVAFLGGGSGGHIHPALAVAGALEHIEPAARAVFLTGDRDADRDALDRVEVFGRPADRRPLRARPPALQPLRLARFVGGWGVSVRESRRALRELKDGCERVVALSTGGYVSPPAAQAARVERVPLVLVSLDAAIGRANRYVARRAERRLVAQADAPPGWQAVGPIVGAAAIAPADTRGCRELLGLDPDPPTLLVVGGSQGARTINDVLVRLCDEQPELLSGWQVVHLAGSADAANRLADAYERASVPALVRDRLAPIGPAWGAASLAISRAGAGGVAEARANAVPAIFLPYPHHADRHQARNAQPLIDASGALLQADHIDPAANLAALAPVLADLARDPARREAMAAALRAMPRADGAHACARALADAAR; via the coding sequence GTGACCGGACGCGTGCGGCTGGGCGTCGCCTTCCTGGGTGGGGGCAGCGGCGGCCACATCCATCCCGCGCTCGCCGTTGCCGGCGCGCTCGAACACATCGAGCCCGCGGCGCGGGCCGTCTTCCTGACCGGGGACCGCGACGCCGACCGCGACGCGCTCGACCGCGTCGAGGTCTTCGGCCGGCCCGCCGACCGCCGGCCGCTGCGGGCCCGCCCGCCGGCGCTGCAGCCGTTGAGGCTCGCGCGCTTCGTCGGCGGGTGGGGCGTCTCGGTCCGCGAGAGCCGCCGCGCGCTCCGCGAGCTGAAGGACGGCTGCGAGCGGGTGGTGGCGCTGTCCACCGGCGGCTACGTCTCGCCGCCCGCGGCGCAGGCGGCCCGCGTCGAGCGGGTGCCGCTGGTGCTGGTGAGCCTGGACGCCGCCATCGGCCGCGCCAACCGCTACGTGGCCCGCCGCGCGGAGCGCCGCCTGGTCGCGCAGGCCGACGCACCGCCGGGCTGGCAGGCCGTCGGCCCGATCGTCGGCGCCGCCGCAATCGCGCCCGCCGACACCCGAGGCTGCCGCGAACTGCTCGGCCTCGATCCCGATCCGCCCACGCTGCTGGTCGTCGGCGGCAGCCAGGGGGCCCGCACCATCAACGATGTGCTCGTCCGCCTGTGCGACGAGCAGCCCGAACTGCTCTCGGGCTGGCAGGTGGTGCACCTGGCGGGCTCGGCCGACGCCGCCAATCGGCTCGCCGACGCGTACGAGCGGGCGAGCGTTCCGGCGCTGGTCCGCGATCGGCTGGCGCCCATCGGGCCGGCGTGGGGCGCGGCGAGCCTGGCGATCAGCCGCGCGGGCGCGGGCGGCGTCGCCGAAGCCCGCGCCAACGCCGTACCCGCCATCTTCCTGCCCTACCCCCACCACGCCGACCGCCACCAGGCCCGCAACGCGCAGCCCCTGATCGACGCCAGCGGCGCGCTGCTCCAGGCCGACCACATCGATCCCGCGGCCAACCTCGCAGCCCTTGCCCCGGTGCTCGCCGATCTGGCGCGGGACCCCGCCCGGCGGGAGGCCATGGCGGCGGCGCTGCGGGCCATGCCCCGGGCCGATGGCGCGCACGCCTGCGCCCGGGCCCTCGCCGACGCCGCCCGCTGA
- the yidC gene encoding membrane protein insertase YidC has translation MADAPSRAPRILLPVVLLLLGGLIIAWPLITGQGQTQPQQPDGQAADPPAETPTGAPADAAESIDDEPGPQPADDQSDIAADEPVDGPADAGADAPTDAAGDQPPARTLRVRPVEGDPSTWTYTPLGGLDPSADQMEVTFSLRGAGVERIRLAGYRIEIGGTERVIVQEEAVQPLASGGARRLVPFAAVEVAVGGARVPVFTAGDRPAWRERAPGDFEAIIEDADANAVVRLTRTYALDGYVLTLTQAAENLTDEPLDVRWTTFGPVELAPYGGATNYGGDIRRFRFGYAAPNAPGFVAGQEYIASRDRAAGSRDKVALRYAPVARLWPNDAATKQGYELVWTGVKNRYFGVAVFGLANGSAPAPVLDGVDRVNRVMLDPGAVLKANTMGIQLVSSAQAIPPGRTATTESGIYAGPLSREIISDQPAAAAAQLSSLVQYSFGGPCAVCTFQWLAHALIGLLDVLHDYIAHDWALAIILLVFIVRGILHPVTRWSQIRVQRFSHQMQQMAPKQKKIQEKYKGDPKRMQAEMAKLWREEGVNPAGLLGCLPMFMQTPVWIALYASLFFAIELRHEAAFFGVFQMLGNWQFLADLARPDAAIPLPASWHFTPPLIGGLYGTITAINVLPLLLGVVFFIQQKYMMPPQTATLSPEQQAQQKMIKFMMVVMFPIFMYTAPSGLTIYFISNSVLGIVESRWIRAHINKNDLLETPKRDPGKPGMLQRLISRAEERQRMIQEARGVADAKGPTSGALGARRKHNQQRRRGRGRP, from the coding sequence ATGGCCGACGCCCCAAGCCGAGCGCCCCGGATCCTGCTGCCCGTCGTCCTGCTGCTGCTGGGCGGGCTGATCATCGCGTGGCCCCTGATCACGGGCCAGGGCCAGACCCAGCCGCAGCAGCCGGACGGACAGGCTGCCGATCCCCCGGCCGAAACGCCGACCGGAGCACCCGCGGACGCCGCCGAGTCGATCGACGACGAGCCGGGGCCGCAGCCCGCCGACGACCAATCCGACATTGCGGCCGACGAGCCGGTTGACGGCCCGGCCGATGCGGGTGCGGACGCACCAACGGATGCCGCGGGCGACCAACCACCCGCGCGCACGCTCCGCGTCCGCCCCGTCGAGGGCGACCCCAGCACGTGGACCTACACCCCGCTGGGCGGCCTCGACCCCAGCGCCGACCAGATGGAGGTCACCTTCTCGCTCCGCGGCGCGGGCGTCGAGCGGATCCGCCTGGCCGGCTACCGCATCGAGATCGGCGGCACCGAACGCGTCATCGTCCAGGAGGAGGCCGTCCAGCCCCTGGCCAGCGGCGGCGCGCGGCGGCTCGTGCCCTTCGCCGCCGTCGAGGTCGCCGTCGGCGGCGCCCGCGTGCCGGTCTTCACCGCGGGCGACCGCCCCGCCTGGCGAGAGCGCGCGCCGGGCGACTTCGAGGCAATCATCGAGGACGCCGACGCAAACGCCGTCGTCCGCCTCACCCGCACCTACGCGCTCGACGGCTACGTCCTCACCCTCACGCAGGCCGCCGAGAACCTGACCGACGAGCCCCTCGACGTGCGGTGGACCACCTTCGGCCCCGTCGAGCTGGCGCCCTACGGCGGCGCGACGAACTACGGCGGCGACATCCGCCGCTTCCGCTTCGGCTACGCCGCGCCCAACGCGCCGGGCTTCGTCGCGGGCCAGGAGTACATCGCCAGCCGCGATAGGGCCGCCGGCTCCCGCGACAAGGTCGCCCTGCGCTACGCGCCCGTCGCGAGGCTGTGGCCCAACGACGCCGCCACCAAGCAGGGCTACGAGCTGGTCTGGACCGGCGTCAAGAACCGCTACTTCGGCGTCGCGGTCTTCGGCCTCGCCAACGGCTCGGCGCCCGCGCCGGTGCTCGACGGCGTCGATCGCGTCAACCGCGTGATGCTCGATCCCGGTGCAGTTCTCAAGGCCAACACGATGGGCATCCAGCTCGTCTCGAGTGCGCAGGCCATCCCGCCCGGGCGGACCGCGACCACGGAATCGGGCATCTACGCCGGCCCGCTCTCCCGCGAGATCATCAGCGACCAGCCCGCCGCCGCCGCCGCCCAGCTCTCGAGCCTCGTGCAGTACAGCTTCGGCGGGCCGTGCGCCGTCTGCACCTTCCAGTGGCTGGCGCACGCCCTCATCGGGCTGCTCGACGTGCTGCACGACTACATCGCCCACGACTGGGCGCTGGCGATCATCCTGCTGGTATTCATCGTCCGCGGCATCCTGCACCCGGTGACGCGGTGGAGCCAGATCCGCGTGCAGCGGTTCAGCCACCAGATGCAGCAGATGGCCCCCAAGCAGAAGAAGATCCAGGAGAAGTACAAGGGCGACCCCAAGCGGATGCAGGCCGAGATGGCCAAGCTCTGGCGCGAGGAGGGCGTCAACCCCGCGGGCCTGCTGGGCTGCCTGCCCATGTTCATGCAGACGCCCGTGTGGATCGCCCTGTACGCCAGCCTCTTCTTCGCCATCGAGTTGCGGCACGAGGCCGCCTTCTTCGGCGTCTTCCAGATGCTCGGCAACTGGCAGTTCCTGGCCGACCTGGCCCGCCCCGACGCCGCCATCCCGCTGCCCGCATCGTGGCACTTCACGCCGCCGCTCATCGGCGGGCTCTACGGCACGATCACCGCCATCAACGTGCTGCCCCTGCTGCTGGGCGTCGTGTTCTTCATCCAGCAGAAGTACATGATGCCGCCGCAGACCGCGACGCTCTCGCCCGAGCAGCAGGCCCAGCAGAAGATGATCAAGTTCATGATGGTGGTCATGTTCCCCATCTTCATGTACACCGCGCCCAGCGGGCTGACGATCTACTTCATCTCCAACTCGGTGCTCGGCATCGTCGAGAGTCGCTGGATCCGAGCCCACATCAACAAGAACGACCTGCTCGAGACGCCGAAGCGCGATCCCGGCAAGCCCGGCATGCTCCAGAGGCTCATCTCCCGGGCCGAGGAACGCCAGCGGATGATCCAGGAGGCCCGGGGCGTCGCCGATGCCAAGGGGCCCACCTCGGGCGCACTCGGCGCACGACGCAAGCACAACCAGCAGCGCCGCCGGGGACGCGGACGCCCATAG
- a CDS encoding metallophosphoesterase family protein gives MPTAVISDMHANATALHAVLADIDKRGIDRIVCLGDIVGYGPDPLECVDLVREKCAWSLMGNHDFAVLYEPTSFNPIAAAAAYWTREQFDAEPDEAKRAERYDYLGRLRVRVVDTDTGLRVPLLAVHGSPRRPINEYIFDKDTRESPEKLEAIFERIEAACIVGHTHVPGVFTDEPDFYPPSELGTDGFKLREGEKIIVNVGSVGQPRDKDPRASYAVLHEDRVEFFRVEYDVAQAANRIKAIAELDDYLGDRLFAGD, from the coding sequence TTGCCCACCGCCGTCATCAGCGACATGCACGCCAACGCGACCGCGCTGCACGCCGTCCTCGCGGACATCGACAAGCGGGGCATCGACCGGATCGTCTGCCTGGGCGATATCGTCGGCTACGGGCCCGATCCGCTCGAGTGCGTCGACCTGGTCCGCGAGAAGTGCGCCTGGTCGCTCATGGGCAACCACGACTTCGCGGTGCTCTACGAGCCCACGAGCTTCAACCCCATCGCCGCCGCCGCCGCCTACTGGACCCGCGAGCAGTTCGACGCCGAGCCCGACGAGGCCAAGCGGGCCGAACGCTACGACTACCTGGGCCGCCTCCGCGTCCGCGTGGTCGACACCGACACGGGCCTGCGGGTGCCCCTGCTGGCCGTCCACGGCTCGCCCAGGCGGCCCATCAACGAGTACATCTTCGATAAGGACACCCGCGAGTCGCCCGAGAAGCTCGAGGCCATCTTCGAGCGGATCGAGGCCGCCTGCATCGTCGGCCACACCCACGTGCCGGGGGTCTTTACCGATGAGCCCGACTTCTACCCACCCAGCGAGCTGGGCACCGACGGCTTCAAGCTCCGCGAGGGCGAGAAGATCATCGTGAACGTCGGCTCGGTCGGCCAGCCCCGCGACAAGGATCCCCGTGCCAGCTATGCCGTCCTGCACGAGGACCGCGTCGAGTTCTTCCGCGTGGAGTACGACGTCGCCCAGGCCGCCAACCGCATCAAGGCCATCGCCGAGCTCGATGACTACCTGGGAGATCGCCTCTTCGCGGGTGACTAG
- a CDS encoding ATP-dependent Clp protease proteolytic subunit, whose amino-acid sequence MSAESNYLVPIVIEKTGRGERSYDIYSRLLKDRIIFLGGPVGDEMANLIIAQLLFLANEDPDQDVHVYVNSPGGSVTSGLGIIDTMNFIGCDVCTYIIGQAASMGSIIAASGTKGKRYALRNSRNLMHQPLIGGVMEGQATDLEIEAKEIIRLRERLYEIYAAATGQDAAKIERDCDRNLWLDDKEMLDYGLVDSILEDMPQHAHESTDS is encoded by the coding sequence ATGAGCGCCGAATCGAACTACCTCGTCCCGATCGTCATCGAGAAGACCGGCCGCGGCGAGCGGTCGTACGACATCTACAGCCGCCTGCTGAAGGACCGCATCATCTTCCTTGGTGGACCCGTGGGCGACGAGATGGCCAACCTGATCATCGCCCAGCTGCTGTTCCTGGCCAACGAGGACCCCGACCAGGACGTGCACGTCTACGTCAACTCGCCGGGTGGCAGCGTCACCAGCGGGCTTGGCATCATCGACACGATGAACTTCATCGGCTGCGACGTGTGCACCTACATCATCGGGCAGGCCGCCAGCATGGGCTCGATCATCGCCGCCAGCGGCACCAAGGGCAAACGCTACGCCCTGCGCAACAGCCGCAACCTGATGCACCAGCCCCTCATCGGCGGCGTCATGGAGGGCCAGGCCACCGACCTGGAGATCGAGGCCAAGGAGATCATCCGGCTGCGGGAGCGGCTCTACGAGATCTACGCCGCGGCCACCGGGCAGGACGCCGCCAAGATCGAGCGCGACTGCGACCGCAACCTGTGGCTGGACGACAAGGAGATGCTCGACTACGGGCTGGTCGACTCCATCCTCGAGGACATGCCCCAGCACGCGCACGAGAGCACCGACAGCTAG
- a CDS encoding ATP-dependent Clp protease proteolytic subunit has product MPASAVSYQRTREMTIDELLLENRVVFLIGEINFASAARVMMQMLYLEDQKRGQQINFYINSPGGAVDDTLAIYDTMQFLSSPVATYCIGRAYSGGAVLLTAGAEGKRYILPHAKVMIHQPYGGVTGQAEDIRLQAEQIIKSKRALIDILARHTGQSADQVQQDSERDKYFDAQEAKAYGLVDEVLQSDKKKAAG; this is encoded by the coding sequence ATGCCCGCGTCAGCCGTTTCCTACCAGCGCACGCGCGAGATGACGATCGACGAGCTGCTGCTCGAGAATCGGGTGGTCTTCCTGATCGGGGAGATCAACTTCGCCTCGGCCGCCCGGGTGATGATGCAGATGCTCTACCTGGAGGACCAGAAGCGGGGCCAGCAGATCAACTTCTACATCAACAGCCCGGGCGGGGCCGTCGACGACACGCTGGCGATCTACGACACGATGCAGTTCCTCTCCAGCCCGGTGGCGACGTACTGCATAGGGCGGGCCTACTCGGGCGGCGCGGTGCTGCTGACCGCCGGCGCCGAGGGCAAGCGGTACATCCTGCCGCACGCCAAGGTGATGATCCACCAGCCCTACGGCGGGGTGACGGGCCAGGCCGAGGACATCCGCCTGCAGGCCGAGCAGATCATCAAGAGCAAGCGGGCGCTCATCGACATCCTGGCGCGGCACACCGGGCAGAGTGCCGACCAGGTGCAGCAGGACAGCGAGCGGGACAAGTACTTCGACGCGCAAGAGGCCAAGGCCTACGGCCTGGTGGACGAGGTGCTGCAATCCGACAAGAAGAAGGCCGCCGGCTGA